A stretch of the Acyrthosiphon pisum isolate AL4f chromosome A2, pea_aphid_22Mar2018_4r6ur, whole genome shotgun sequence genome encodes the following:
- the LOC100162161 gene encoding LOW QUALITY PROTEIN: major facilitator superfamily domain-containing protein 6-A (The sequence of the model RefSeq protein was modified relative to this genomic sequence to represent the inferred CDS: deleted 1 base in 1 codon) — protein sequence MPLIQVDVKMLPMKVHYFLFMGGVAPMTSFLPTIAKQLGYSTIVVGTIYSILPILSLIIKPIVGAIVDHFRVKKLIFLTFILLSGLTAFSLMFVPSIPLDSSVELNCYSATYLNVCPEDNIPLSKCSSKRVKDVNGGKFGCDLKCENSVHFRNEMCSNWGFKDYCQLSNSSIVNAIEYYEPNNSHIIRPKSNKNYYSDDYVYLSATLEMNHSVNVDNCFYFRISYASFYFNYSEVVNHTPVCNSSLRSQCQVQCNSEVIMDLITPQKYKGSVLGLSHFWIFFLLVSLFWICQAIIYSLGDSICFDQLGNKPNLYGKQRCWGAIGWGIFSIFAGWLLDIFSSSEVNKNYLPIYYLCLLVLLANFFVASKLKVTETKISTNIFKDFGKLLVEVKVLGFLIWAIVVGICTGMIWQYLFWYIEDVASMNECNTQRWIKTLQGLVSGVQCFGGEVPFFFWSGWIMKRLGHLNCMSLVLGVFAFKFFAYSVLTNPIWVLVIELTNGITFGLAYAVLMSYASILALPGSESTMIGLVGGVFEGIGVSLGSLIGGCLYDKYGGAQTFRLFAYGAALMCAIHLLCQKVLKANRKLGLPSYSFEEVQNNISHSKETGFISGSTEYASPNEAIHMLIDD from the exons gtgTTGCTCCAATGACATCTTTTTTACCAACAATTGCAAAACAATTGGGATATTCTACAATTGTAGTTGGTacaatctatagtattttaccaattttaagtttaataataaaacccaTAGTTGGTGCAATTGTGGACCATTTCCGggttaagaaattaatattcttaactttcatattattatccggCCTAACAGCATTTTCACTGATGTTTGTACCTTCAATACCTTTGGACTCTTCGGTAGAACTGAATTGCTATTCTGCcacatatttaaatgtttgtccCGAGGATAATATACCTTTGTCGAAGTGTTCCTCTAAACGAGTTAAAGATGTTAATGGCGGTAAATTTGGTTGCgat ttaaaatgtgaGAACAGTGTTCATTTTCGTAATGAAATGTGTTCAAATTGGGGATTTAAAGACTATTGCCAATTATCAAATTCGTCTATTGTTAATGcaattgaatattatgaacCAAACAATTCACATATAATTAGACCAAAAtcaaataagaattattatagtGATGATTATGTTTACTTATCTGCAACGTTAGAAATGAACCATTCTGttaat gttgaCAATTGTTTTTACTTCCGAATATCATATGCAagtttctattttaattattctgaAGTAGTTAATCACACACCAGTTTGTAATAGTAGCTTAAGATCACAATGCCAAGTACAATGTAACTCTGAAGTCATAATGGATTTAATAACCCCCCAAAAGTATAAAGGCAGTGTCTTGGGATTAAGTCATTtctggatattttttttgttagttagTCTGTTTTGGATTTGTCAAGCGATTATTTATAGTCTTGGTGATTCTATTTGCTTCGATCAACTAG gtaacaagCCTAATCTATATGGCAAACAAAGATGCTGGGGTGCTATTGGATGgggaattttttcaatatttgctGGATGGCTCTTAGATATATTTAGTTCCAgtgaagtaaataaaaactatttaccaatatactatttatgttTACTGGTACTACTTGCCAACTTTTTTGTTGCATCAAAACTtaag GTGAcagaaacaaaaatatcaactaatatatttaaagattttggAAAACTGTTAGTTGAAGTA AAGGTACTAGGATTTCTTATTTGGGCAATAGTAGTTGGAATTTGCACTGGAATGATTTGGCAATATCTTTTTTG GTACATTGAAGATGTAGCTTCCATGAATGAATGTAATACTCAACGTTGGATTAAAACACTGCAAGGTTTAGTATCAGGAGTTCAATGTTTTGGAGGTGAAGTTCCCTTCTTTTTCTGGTCAGGCTGGATTATGAAACGTTTGGGACACTTGAACTGCATGTCTCTTGTTTTGGGAGtttttgcatttaaattttttgcttATTCAGTTCTTACAAATCCAATTTGGGTACTCGTTATTGAGTTGACTAATGGAATTACTTTTGGATTGGCATATGCTGTACTCATGTCTTATGCTAGTATACTTGCTCTACCCGGTAGCGAAAGTACTATGATAGGACTTGTTGGTGGAGTTTTTGAAGGCATAG GTGTGTCTTTGGGTAGTCTAATAGGTGGCTGCTTATACGACAAATATGGTGGAGCTCAAACGTTCAGATTATTTGCATATGGTGCTGCATTAATGTGTGCAATTCATTTGTTATGTCAAAAAGTTCTGAAAGCAAATAGAAAATTAGGCCTACCAA gttACAGTTTTGAAGAAGTACAAAACAACATATCCCATTCTAAAGAAACAG
- the LOC100168309 gene encoding mRNA turnover protein 4 homolog (The RefSeq protein has 4 substitutions compared to this genomic sequence): MPKSKRDKKISLTKTTKLGSKLKQSVMENLREAVNKYEHIFVFHTDNMRNGKLKDVRNEWKDSRFFFGKNKVMSYALGKSAQDEIQTNLHKLALQIEGQCGLLFTNRPVDDVIEWFDNYSEPEFPRAGIRAAYTVTLDEGPLPDTFIHSMEPSLRQLGLPTTLQRGVIQVLKSHTICKEGSVITPEQSRLLKLFGHKMAEFKIVLRYVWSKDGQFWPLVEG, translated from the exons ATGCCTAAGTCAAAGAGAgataaaaaaa TTTCATTAACCAAGACAACCAAATTGGGTTCAAAATTGAAACAATCTGTAATGGAAAATCTCCGTGAGGCTGTTAACAAATATGAACacatatttgtatttcataCTGATAACATGCGAAATGGTAAATTAAAAGATGTGCGAAATGAATGGAAAGACAGCAG GTTCTTTTTCGGTAAAAATAAAGTGATGTCATACGCTCTGGGAAAATCAGCTCAAGATGAAATTCAAactaatttacataaattagcCCTTCAAATTGAAGGACAGTGtggattattatttacaaaccgACCAGTTGATGATGTTATaga GTGGTTTGATAACTACTCAGAGCCAGAATTTCCCAGGGCGGGTATCAGAGCTGCATACACAGTAACATTAGATGAAGGCCCTCTACCAGACACATTCATACATTCAATGGAACCTTCATTAAGACAGCTTGGTTTACCGACAACTTTACAGCGCGGTGTTATACAAGTTCTAAAAAGTCATACAATATGTAAAGAAGGAAGCGTTATCACACCCGAACAGTCTAGACTACTT aaactttttGGACATAAAATGGCAGaattcaaaatagttttaaggTATGTTTGGTCCAAAGATGGACAATTTCGACCTTTGCTTGATGAGTAA